One Gemmatimonadota bacterium DNA window includes the following coding sequences:
- a CDS encoding DegT/DnrJ/EryC1/StrS family aminotransferase — MAESLAIDGGTPVRTENWPPLIPGGAVYGEEEKQAAIEVIEARSPFRYYGIEPLGKVDRFEAAYARYVGTRFALATHSGSTALSVALAALDAGPGTEVIMPAFMWIADVNAVVHLRAVPVLADIDETLNLDPGDIERRITPRTRVIIAVHMAGTAADMPAILEVADRHGIPVLEDCSQAAGARIGGRPVGSMGTAGATSLQYNKNFTTGEGGMITTDDDEVFRRAVCFHDTGFERDLEGVSTGEDSAFETFGMGVRMDELRGAVGLVQLEKLPSIIEGMQRHQVRLRETLGKTPGIQLRRIVDPEGDSGAYFSWIHDSAEAAARFTAAIRAEGIPAGEPHGGIHQYRYMSNLLNKAPVTTAGCPWTCPFNAESPMEYRAGMLPRSDDLLDQARILPLPAQLTDEDVDDVIRAFRKVARAVL, encoded by the coding sequence ATGGCGGAATCCCTGGCAATCGACGGCGGAACTCCTGTCCGCACGGAAAACTGGCCTCCGCTGATACCCGGTGGTGCGGTATACGGGGAAGAGGAAAAACAGGCCGCCATCGAGGTCATCGAAGCCCGTTCGCCCTTCCGATACTACGGCATCGAGCCCCTCGGCAAGGTCGACCGGTTCGAAGCGGCCTATGCCCGGTACGTCGGCACGCGTTTCGCCCTCGCCACCCACAGCGGGAGCACGGCGCTTTCCGTAGCCTTGGCCGCCCTCGACGCGGGTCCGGGCACGGAAGTCATCATGCCGGCCTTCATGTGGATCGCCGACGTCAACGCGGTCGTGCATCTGCGTGCCGTGCCGGTCCTCGCCGACATCGACGAAACGCTGAACCTGGACCCCGGCGACATCGAACGTCGCATCACGCCCCGCACGCGGGTCATCATCGCCGTACACATGGCCGGAACGGCCGCCGATATGCCCGCCATCCTGGAGGTGGCGGACCGGCATGGGATCCCGGTACTCGAGGACTGCTCCCAGGCCGCGGGCGCGCGCATCGGAGGGCGGCCCGTGGGATCCATGGGCACGGCGGGTGCGACCAGCCTCCAGTACAACAAGAACTTCACCACCGGCGAAGGCGGGATGATCACGACGGACGACGACGAGGTCTTCCGCCGGGCGGTTTGCTTCCACGACACGGGATTCGAGCGGGATCTCGAAGGGGTGTCGACCGGGGAGGACTCAGCGTTCGAGACCTTCGGCATGGGCGTCCGCATGGACGAACTCCGCGGTGCGGTCGGCCTGGTACAGTTGGAGAAACTGCCTTCCATCATTGAGGGCATGCAACGCCACCAGGTCAGGCTGCGGGAGACCCTCGGAAAGACGCCGGGCATCCAGCTTCGTCGCATCGTGGACCCCGAGGGCGACAGCGGCGCCTATTTCTCCTGGATCCACGACTCGGCGGAAGCGGCGGCCCGGTTCACCGCGGCGATACGGGCGGAAGGCATCCCGGCCGGCGAGCCCCACGGCGGCATTCACCAGTACCGGTACATGTCCAACCTTCTGAACAAGGCGCCGGTGACGACCGCTGGATGCCCCTGGACCTGCCCATTCAACGCCGAAAGCCCGATGGAATACCGCGCGGGCATGCTGCCGCGCAGCGACGATCTGCTCGACCAGGCGCGCATCCTGCCGCTGCCCGCCCAGTTGACCGATGAAGACGTGGACGACGTGATCCGGGCGTTCCGGAAGGTCGCGCGGGCCGTTCTTTAG